The genomic stretch TTTTTCGATTTCAGCTGCTACTGGACTATTGTCCTTTGGATAATTCGTTTTGAAAATAGGTAACATGATATTAATTTTGAGTGGATCTTGAACCTTTGTTCCGTTAGTCTCTGCCCCATTTGCAACCACATTTTTCGGTGTGTTATTGCCGTTGTTTGTCTGTGAACATCCGATAAGTGTTGTTGCCGTAATCGTCCCGATCAACACCAACGAAGCTAATTTTTTCACCTTTTTGTTATTTCTTTTCATGAATGAACCTCCCCTAATCAATTGTATTATATCGTAAATCTACTGCCGCTCGTTCGCCGACTTTTAAGATGCTAGGGTTCTAGTGCCTAGAAATCATTGTTCGGGCAGTAGATATTTACTTCTTAATAACGAATAACTAGCTAGCCTTTTACTGAACCAAGCATGACACCCTTAGCAAAATGCTTCTGTAAAAATGGATATACCAACAATATCGGTATCGTTCCGACCACAATAACAGCCATCTTAATCGATTGGTCAGGCGGCTGCACGTAAGTCGCGTCCATAGCACTGAGGTCACCAGCCGCTGCTTGTGACAACAATACGATCTGCCTGAGTAATACTTGAAGCGGCCATTTCTCAGGTGTATTAATGTAAAGCAAGGCGGAGAAGAAATCATTCCAATGCCCTACCGCGTAAAATAGCGTAAAGGTTGCGAGTACAGGCATTGAAAGAGGGAGTACAATTTTCCATAAAATTCCCATATCATTACACCCATCAATTTTCGCTGATTCTTCTATCTCCGCAGGAATTTCCTGGAAAAAGTTTTTGACGATAATGAGATTGAATGCACTGATCGCTCCCGGCAGTATAAGTGCTCCATAATTATCAAGTAAATGAAGCTCTCTGATAACCAAATACGTTGGAATCATTCCGCCGCCGAATAGCATGGAGAAAATAACTAGATTCAATACTGTGTTACGCCCTTTTAGAGCGCGGCGCGCTAACGGATAGGCCATCGTAACCGTAAAGAACAAATTGACTATCGTACCGAATACCGTAACAAACATCGATACGCCAATTGCTTTTATGATGGTGTCCGTTGAGAAGATGAACTTATACGCGGCTAGTGAGAATGTTTCCGGAATGAGGAATACCGTTCTCTTGGTTAGCTCTGCATCCGTCGCGAAGGACCCTGATATGACGAAAATGAACGGGAGGATGGCTGTAAGGGCACACACAGACAAGAGGATATAGTTTGTAACATCGAATAACGTTCCAGGAACTGATTTATATGTTTTTGCCATGCTTTAATCCTCCTAATACAGACCTGATTGTCCGAATCGTTTGGCCAAGGAATTAGTACCGAGTACTAGAATGACTCCGATTACGGACTTGAACAATCCCACTGCTGTACTATAACTAAACGCACCTTGGGTAATTCCCATAAAATATACGTAGGTATCGAATACTTCAGCAACCTCTCGATTGAGCGGGTTCAACAGTAAATAAATTTGTTCAAAACCATTTTCCAAAACATTACCCATTCTTAGTATTAGTAAAATAATAATCGTACTGCGTATTGCAGGCAGTGTAATATGCCAGATCTGCCGCCAACGATTAGCACCGTCAATTTTGGCCGCTTCATACTGTTCCACATCTACTCCTGAGAGGGCTGCAAGGAATATAATCGTTCCCCATCCGCATTCCTTCCAGATCGATTGAATAATAATGATTGGCCTGAACCACTCCGTAGTGGCTAGAAACTCAATCGTAGTTCCTGTGTATTTGAACAGCAATGCATTCACAGGTCCACCCTGTGTCGTAAGAAATACATAAGTCATACTCGCTACAATAACCATTGAGATAAAATGAGGAACATAAATTAATGTTTGAACCGTCCGTTTGAAGAAAG from Paenibacillus sp. FSL H8-0548 encodes the following:
- a CDS encoding carbohydrate ABC transporter permease translates to MAKTYKSVPGTLFDVTNYILLSVCALTAILPFIFVISGSFATDAELTKRTVFLIPETFSLAAYKFIFSTDTIIKAIGVSMFVTVFGTIVNLFFTVTMAYPLARRALKGRNTVLNLVIFSMLFGGGMIPTYLVIRELHLLDNYGALILPGAISAFNLIIVKNFFQEIPAEIEESAKIDGCNDMGILWKIVLPLSMPVLATFTLFYAVGHWNDFFSALLYINTPEKWPLQVLLRQIVLLSQAAAGDLSAMDATYVQPPDQSIKMAVIVVGTIPILLVYPFLQKHFAKGVMLGSVKG
- a CDS encoding ABC transporter permease subunit produces the protein MKPISAPSMKQPSRNFRPSVLATLKRDRWLYLLLLPGALYFLVFKYVPMWGVLLAFKNYQPYTGFWNSEWVGLEHFKLFFANPEFFMLLRNTLLLSLYNLVFFFPAPIVIALLLNEVRLAFFKRTVQTLIYVPHFISMVIVASMTYVFLTTQGGPVNALLFKYTGTTIEFLATTEWFRPIIIIQSIWKECGWGTIIFLAALSGVDVEQYEAAKIDGANRWRQIWHITLPAIRSTIIILLILRMGNVLENGFEQIYLLLNPLNREVAEVFDTYVYFMGITQGAFSYSTAVGLFKSVIGVILVLGTNSLAKRFGQSGLY